In one Mucilaginibacter ginsenosidivorax genomic region, the following are encoded:
- a CDS encoding tetratricopeptide repeat protein has translation MGSLDSSEIRQLFFSALREKTVENLKHASELFERVIQADPGNDASLYELANLKKIQNDYTGAQPLLERAVAVKPNNEWYWSALADSYEKSNNINKLENVFNQLIRLNPNKPEYYFDKANAFVILKRYDDALKVYDQLEQITGPSDDLLGSRQKIYLKQGKVDQAAADVEKAIANNPGQIRYYLLLSEIYNSNGFGDKALKVLLQAEKIDSGNGMVHLALADIYREKKNNDASYKELTQAFAIPEVSIDQKIRIITGYYPKFPDPNAKASALELSRMLTITHAKDSKAFAMYGDMLLQSDKLKEGKDAYRKSIELDGQVYQVHEQLVRIELSMNDLDGAVKDGENALSLFPNQAWMNYLVGVAWAQKKDFNKALGYVKNATSLEIQDKELLSLSFSLLGDCYHDMKNNKSSDDAYDKALAVNPDNAYTLNNYAYYLSLRNEQLDKAAQMSARSTQLQPNTASFEDTYAWILFMQKKYPDARVWMEKALTHDKDKSAVKYEHYGDILFYLGKTDEAVDNWKKAKGYGDQSPVLDRKINEKKYFE, from the coding sequence ATGGGCAGCCTGGATAGCAGCGAAATCAGGCAGTTGTTTTTCTCGGCTTTGCGTGAGAAAACGGTGGAAAACCTGAAACACGCGTCGGAGTTGTTTGAGCGGGTAATACAGGCCGATCCGGGTAATGATGCATCGCTGTACGAATTGGCTAACCTGAAAAAAATACAAAACGATTATACCGGCGCGCAACCGCTGCTTGAGCGTGCTGTTGCCGTAAAGCCCAATAACGAATGGTATTGGAGCGCACTTGCCGATAGTTACGAAAAAAGTAACAACATTAACAAACTGGAAAACGTGTTTAACCAGCTTATCCGCCTTAACCCAAACAAGCCTGAGTATTATTTTGATAAAGCCAACGCGTTTGTCATCTTGAAAAGATATGACGATGCGCTCAAAGTTTATGATCAGTTGGAGCAAATTACCGGGCCCAGCGATGACTTGTTAGGTAGCCGTCAAAAAATTTACCTCAAACAAGGCAAAGTTGACCAGGCCGCAGCCGATGTTGAAAAAGCGATAGCCAATAACCCAGGTCAAATTCGCTACTACCTGTTACTTTCAGAGATATATAACTCAAACGGATTTGGCGATAAGGCGTTAAAAGTTTTGCTGCAGGCCGAGAAGATTGATTCGGGTAACGGCATGGTACACCTGGCGCTTGCCGATATTTACCGCGAAAAAAAGAATAACGATGCAAGCTATAAAGAACTTACCCAGGCTTTTGCCATTCCCGAGGTAAGCATCGATCAAAAAATAAGGATCATAACCGGTTATTACCCCAAATTTCCGGATCCTAATGCCAAAGCCAGTGCGCTTGAATTAAGCCGGATGCTGACCATTACGCATGCTAAGGATAGTAAAGCTTTTGCCATGTATGGCGATATGCTGCTGCAAAGTGATAAATTGAAAGAAGGAAAAGATGCCTACAGAAAATCGATAGAGCTGGATGGGCAGGTATACCAGGTACATGAGCAACTGGTGCGTATTGAATTAAGTATGAACGATTTGGATGGCGCAGTTAAGGACGGAGAAAATGCACTTTCCTTGTTCCCGAACCAGGCCTGGATGAATTATTTGGTAGGCGTGGCATGGGCGCAGAAAAAGGATTTTAACAAAGCGCTGGGCTATGTTAAAAATGCAACTTCATTAGAAATTCAGGATAAGGAACTACTTTCGCTTAGTTTTTCGTTATTAGGCGATTGTTATCATGACATGAAGAACAACAAAAGTTCAGACGATGCTTATGATAAGGCACTGGCTGTTAATCCCGATAATGCGTATACCCTAAACAATTATGCTTATTATTTATCGTTAAGAAATGAGCAGTTGGATAAAGCGGCGCAAATGTCGGCGCGGTCAACTCAGCTGCAGCCCAATACGGCATCATTTGAAGATACTTATGCATGGATACTGTTTATGCAAAAAAAATACCCCGATGCCAGGGTATGGATGGAGAAAGCATTAACACACGATAAAGATAAAAGTGCGGTTAAGTATGAACATTATGGCGATATTTTGTTTTACCTTGGTAAAACAGATGAAGCTGTGGATAACTGGAAAAAGGCCAAAGGCTACGGTGATCAATCGCCGGTTTTAGATCGAAAGATAAATGAGAAGAAATATTTTGAATAG
- the tatA gene encoding twin-arginine translocase TatA/TatE family subunit — MGLGAPEIILIILAILLLFGGKKIPELMRGLGKGVKEFKDAQNNEGTSTEEKPKV, encoded by the coding sequence ATGGGTTTAGGGGCACCAGAAATTATTCTAATCATCTTGGCAATTCTCTTATTATTTGGCGGTAAAAAAATACCAGAACTAATGAGAGGCTTAGGAAAAGGCGTTAAAGAATTTAAAGACGCGCAAAACAACGAAGGCACTTCTACAGAAGAAAAACCGAAAGTATAA
- a CDS encoding lytic transglycosylase domain-containing protein, which yields MKRLFTLTICLSLLQIIQANALPSVKQSHHFAAFHGEINADTIILPVINHPLPIGAQGNIYKRRLDSIRKDIQLDYNEYVQSYIELYMHNRDEMGQVAGLTRYYFPIYEKAFHDAGIPDEIKFLSIVESKLDPNAVSRVGATGLWQFMGTTAKIYGLNMNEYVDERRDPIQASYAAAAYLKDAYQEFGDWLLAIASYNCGKSNVEHAMEKAGGGSDFWAIRQYLPAETRGYVPAFIAMNYVMNYFGKHNIVAQACNFSLKTDTVMVKKFVSLSNVARALNVGISEITILNPAYRRLIVNGTPKAPRRLILPQTAKENFAALYNVLNSAGDAVAPMEFARPAPVYAVAAPAAHSAYVDVPKSDRKITTYHKVKKGETLAGIADLFGCEVHDLKVWNNLESNRAPVGKTIRVAAGGDISASVSADTKPTL from the coding sequence ATGAAGAGATTATTTACGCTTACCATCTGCCTGTCGCTGTTACAAATCATTCAAGCTAATGCTCTCCCGTCTGTAAAGCAAAGTCATCATTTTGCTGCTTTTCATGGCGAAATTAATGCCGATACCATCATTTTGCCGGTTATAAACCATCCGTTGCCAATAGGCGCGCAAGGCAATATTTATAAGCGCCGTCTTGACTCGATCAGGAAGGATATCCAGCTTGATTATAATGAGTATGTGCAAAGCTACATTGAGCTATACATGCACAACCGCGATGAAATGGGCCAGGTTGCCGGCCTTACCAGGTATTATTTTCCTATTTATGAGAAGGCCTTTCATGATGCGGGGATTCCCGACGAAATAAAATTTTTATCGATAGTTGAGTCTAAACTTGATCCAAACGCAGTATCGCGGGTGGGGGCAACGGGTTTGTGGCAATTTATGGGTACTACCGCTAAAATATATGGACTAAACATGAATGAGTATGTTGATGAACGCCGCGACCCAATACAAGCAAGCTATGCTGCAGCAGCCTATTTAAAGGATGCGTACCAGGAATTTGGCGACTGGCTGTTGGCAATAGCATCATACAACTGCGGAAAAAGTAATGTGGAACATGCTATGGAAAAAGCAGGTGGCGGTAGCGATTTTTGGGCTATACGTCAGTATTTGCCTGCCGAAACACGTGGTTATGTACCTGCTTTTATAGCCATGAATTATGTGATGAACTATTTTGGCAAGCATAATATTGTAGCGCAGGCCTGTAACTTTTCCTTGAAGACGGATACTGTTATGGTTAAAAAGTTTGTGTCGTTAAGTAATGTGGCCCGTGCTTTAAATGTGGGCATCAGTGAAATAACTATCCTTAACCCAGCCTATCGCAGGCTAATTGTAAACGGTACACCAAAAGCCCCACGCAGGCTTATCCTTCCGCAAACCGCTAAAGAGAACTTTGCTGCTCTATACAATGTATTAAATAGTGCCGGGGATGCAGTAGCTCCTATGGAGTTTGCCAGGCCTGCCCCGGTTTATGCGGTAGCGGCCCCTGCCGCCCATTCGGCTTATGTAGATGTGCCAAAGTCTGATCGTAAGATAACTACCTATCATAAAGTAAAAAAAGGGGAGACCCTGGCCGGTATAGCCGACTTGTTTGGCTGCGAGGTACATGATCTTAAAGTATGGAACAACCTGGAGAGCAACCGGGCCCCTGTTGGTAAAACAATAAGGGTTGCTGCCGGTGGCGATATCTCGGCAAGTGTATCTGCTGATACAAAACCGACGTTGTAA
- a CDS encoding DUF4292 domain-containing protein has protein sequence MRRNILNRLLIVCGLLAIVSCKARKQVMVTRKPDTVAKPDNKINTKLAAIKAQQVNFNTFSGKAKTNLDINGNSNDVTLNIRINKGKKIWVSITAILGVEVARAVITPDSILLINRLEGVYLKKPFSYVYAYASKQVNYKTLESLLIGNAIPELLTENADFATANGNTTLSGTLDDLLYKLIVGADNKVTQTNLNNQNEGQSLQVANNTFIQANNRILPSQIDIASVVKDKKIHVNLHYTKVDFDQQLEYPFSIPDRYEPAK, from the coding sequence ATGAGAAGAAATATTTTGAATAGGTTACTGATAGTTTGCGGTTTGCTGGCCATAGTAAGCTGTAAAGCACGCAAGCAGGTTATGGTAACCCGCAAACCCGATACTGTAGCCAAGCCTGATAATAAGATAAATACAAAACTGGCGGCTATAAAAGCGCAGCAGGTAAATTTTAATACGTTTTCGGGCAAGGCCAAAACAAACCTGGATATTAACGGCAACAGCAATGATGTTACACTTAATATCCGCATCAATAAAGGCAAAAAAATATGGGTATCCATTACAGCGATATTAGGCGTTGAGGTAGCCCGCGCTGTAATTACTCCGGATAGCATATTGTTGATAAACAGGCTGGAAGGTGTTTATCTGAAAAAGCCGTTTAGCTACGTTTATGCCTATGCCAGCAAACAGGTGAATTATAAAACGCTCGAATCATTGCTGATAGGTAATGCTATCCCCGAGCTGCTTACCGAAAACGCTGATTTTGCAACCGCCAACGGCAATACTACTTTAAGCGGCACCCTTGATGACTTGCTTTACAAATTGATAGTTGGTGCCGATAATAAAGTAACGCAAACCAACCTGAACAACCAAAACGAAGGGCAATCGTTGCAGGTGGCCAATAATACGTTTATACAAGCCAATAACCGTATCCTGCCGTCGCAGATTGATATTGCATCGGTAGTAAAAGATAAAAAGATCCATGTAAACCTGCATTATACCAAGGTCGATTTTGACCAGCAACTGGAATATCCATTTAGTATTCCGGATAGATATGAGCCGGCCAAATAA
- the dut gene encoding dUTP diphosphatase, which produces MTISIINKSNNSLPAYETAHAAGMDLRANLEQSIRLNPMERKLVPTGLYIELPIGFEAQIRPRSGLAFKHGIGIVNSPGTIDADYRGEIKVLLINFGAESFEINHGDRIAQMIVAKHETVSWTQVEVLNDTTRGEGGFGHTAVK; this is translated from the coding sequence ATGACCATCAGCATAATTAACAAATCGAACAATAGCTTACCTGCTTACGAAACGGCGCATGCCGCGGGTATGGATTTAAGGGCCAACCTGGAACAATCCATCAGGTTAAACCCTATGGAGCGTAAATTGGTGCCAACAGGTCTGTATATCGAGTTACCTATAGGTTTTGAAGCGCAGATACGGCCACGTAGTGGTTTGGCGTTCAAGCATGGTATAGGTATTGTTAATTCGCCGGGGACTATTGACGCTGATTACCGGGGCGAAATAAAGGTATTGCTCATTAATTTTGGTGCAGAATCATTTGAGATTAATCATGGCGACAGGATAGCCCAGATGATAGTTGCTAAGCACGAAACCGTAAGTTGGACCCAGGTTGAGGTATTGAATGATACCACAAGGGGCGAAGGTGGTTTTGGACATACAGCGGTAAAATAG
- the gatA gene encoding Asp-tRNA(Asn)/Glu-tRNA(Gln) amidotransferase subunit GatA, with the protein MAKFYSSLTEIKSGLQRAEITVQGLVKNYLGEIKKNAHLNAFNEVFEKEALINAKNVDERIKNGTAGKLAGMVIAIKDNICYKGHQVTASSKILKGFTSIYSSTIVERLLAEDAVIIGRCNCDEFAMGGSNENSFYGPVKNYADQKRVSGGSSGGSAVAVQANMCHAAIGTDTGGSVRQPAAFCGVIGFKPTYGRISRHGIIAYASSFDQVGPITRSVEDTALLYEVMAGPDEYDNTLIQQPVSPIIVDTQKPGKKKIAYLQEALSSPGVNAEVKDVLVQYIDKLRAEGHTVKPIAFEQLDYLVPTYYILATAEASSNLARFDGVHYGYRSPAADDLQSTYKRSRSEGFGKEVKRRIMLGTFVLSAGYYDAYYAKAQKVRRLIKEKTEEILNEYDFILIPTAPEPAFPIGAEEKDPVVTYLYDIFTVQASLAGVPAISLPTGNNSKGLPLGLQLLTKHFNEQQLLDFAEYFLKL; encoded by the coding sequence ATGGCTAAATTTTATTCCTCTTTAACCGAAATAAAGAGCGGGTTGCAGCGTGCGGAAATTACTGTTCAGGGTTTGGTGAAAAACTATTTGGGCGAAATTAAAAAGAACGCCCACTTAAACGCTTTTAATGAAGTGTTTGAAAAAGAAGCGCTTATCAATGCCAAAAATGTTGATGAGCGGATTAAAAACGGAACAGCCGGCAAGCTGGCCGGTATGGTTATAGCCATAAAAGACAACATTTGCTACAAAGGGCACCAGGTAACGGCCTCGTCCAAAATTCTTAAAGGTTTTACTTCCATATATTCATCAACCATAGTTGAACGGCTGCTTGCAGAAGATGCCGTAATTATAGGCCGCTGCAATTGCGATGAATTTGCTATGGGCGGCTCCAATGAAAACTCATTTTATGGTCCGGTAAAAAACTATGCCGATCAAAAAAGAGTATCGGGTGGGTCATCGGGTGGTTCGGCGGTTGCTGTGCAGGCCAATATGTGCCACGCAGCCATTGGTACCGATACAGGCGGCTCAGTTAGGCAGCCGGCTGCATTTTGCGGGGTGATAGGCTTTAAACCTACCTACGGCCGTATCTCCAGGCACGGCATTATAGCCTACGCCTCGTCGTTTGACCAGGTGGGGCCAATTACCCGTTCGGTTGAAGACACTGCCTTGTTATACGAGGTTATGGCTGGACCCGATGAGTATGATAACACATTAATTCAGCAGCCGGTATCGCCAATAATCGTGGATACTCAAAAGCCGGGAAAGAAAAAAATAGCCTATTTACAGGAAGCCTTGTCGAGTCCCGGCGTTAATGCCGAAGTTAAAGACGTACTGGTACAATACATTGACAAATTACGCGCCGAAGGCCATACGGTAAAACCCATAGCGTTTGAACAATTAGATTACCTGGTACCTACCTACTATATATTGGCTACCGCCGAAGCCTCATCAAACCTGGCACGTTTTGATGGTGTGCATTATGGTTACCGCAGCCCGGCGGCCGATGATTTGCAATCAACCTATAAGCGGTCGCGTTCCGAAGGTTTTGGTAAAGAAGTTAAGCGGCGCATTATGCTGGGCACCTTTGTACTAAGCGCCGGGTATTATGATGCCTATTACGCCAAGGCCCAAAAAGTACGCAGATTGATAAAAGAAAAAACGGAGGAGATATTGAACGAATACGATTTTATATTGATCCCTACCGCCCCGGAACCTGCATTTCCGATAGGTGCCGAAGAAAAAGATCCGGTGGTAACGTATCTTTATGACATTTTTACCGTACAAGCATCGTTAGCCGGTGTACCCGCCATATCGTTGCCCACCGGCAATAATAGCAAGGGTTTGCCGTTAGGTTTACAATTATTAACAAAACATTTTAACGAACAACAACTGTTAGATTTTGCTGAATATTTCTTAAAACTGTAA
- a CDS encoding Sec-independent protein translocase subunit TatA/TatB yields the protein MLSTVFLFLNIGTGEMVLILFAALMLFGGEKLPGMARTLGKGLRDFKDASEDVKREINNQINNFQEKPEATKTVEPVIEEHKTPLIEEHSVDETPVAESIEHHPNPVIAENKVPNTIPAAEFHVGTDQETVTESKIDLSKH from the coding sequence ATGCTAAGTACAGTTTTTTTATTTTTAAATATTGGTACAGGCGAGATGGTACTGATACTTTTTGCAGCATTAATGCTATTTGGAGGCGAAAAGCTTCCGGGTATGGCGCGCACGTTAGGTAAAGGCCTGCGCGATTTTAAAGATGCATCTGAAGATGTTAAACGCGAAATCAATAACCAGATCAATAATTTCCAGGAAAAACCGGAGGCTACTAAAACTGTTGAGCCGGTAATTGAAGAGCATAAAACACCGCTTATTGAGGAACATTCGGTTGATGAAACACCAGTTGCCGAAAGTATCGAGCATCATCCCAACCCGGTGATTGCCGAAAATAAAGTTCCGAATACAATCCCTGCGGCTGAGTTTCACGTAGGTACAGATCAGGAGACGGTTACCGAATCAAAAATCGACCTTAGTAAACACTAA
- a CDS encoding MATE family efflux transporter has translation MSTAKKFAGQTAIYGLSTIISRMIYFVLTPIYTRTLSVGSNGIFTTMYGNASIVNAVLAFGMETTYFRYLQKRADDKQQVYNNAFGVVIVVALVFMLFSFLFLDSIINYMQAGVKADHADYAFYVKNFLVILVCDAFCVIPFAKIRADGRPVKYAFIKCTNILFVMLLNLFFLFGVPFIIKHQLPGAHWMVGWYRPHWVGYVFLANAIASILTIVLLLPEVLKLRLKFDGTMFKDMFVYSWPVLVANISFIINESVDKAMLKQMLPAAIGDQQVGIYGTCAKIALFLSLFIQAFRLGAEPFFFSHSKNKNSGETYARIMTYFVIAMAMICVALTANINILATFIFGRHTVHNQYWLGLGVVPLLLFGYVSLGIYVNLSVWYKLSDQTKYGLYISGIGAILTLILNWIFIPKYSYMASAWVSLIAYATMMVLSYLWGQKNYPIPYNLKKCLAYVLISITLVYLSFSVFNHNVFVGNGLFLLFASGAFYFEQKELKIIFKR, from the coding sequence TTGTCAACCGCTAAAAAATTTGCCGGGCAAACGGCCATCTACGGCTTAAGCACTATCATTTCCCGGATGATTTATTTTGTGCTTACGCCAATTTATACCCGCACGCTTTCGGTAGGGAGTAATGGCATATTTACTACAATGTATGGTAACGCTTCTATAGTAAATGCTGTATTAGCATTTGGTATGGAAACTACCTACTTCCGGTATCTGCAAAAAAGGGCCGATGATAAGCAACAGGTTTATAATAATGCGTTTGGCGTAGTCATTGTGGTTGCGCTAGTATTCATGCTTTTTAGCTTTTTATTTTTAGATAGTATTATTAACTATATGCAGGCGGGCGTAAAAGCTGACCATGCAGACTATGCTTTCTATGTTAAAAATTTCCTGGTGATACTGGTGTGCGATGCTTTTTGTGTTATACCATTCGCCAAGATCAGGGCAGATGGGCGGCCGGTTAAATATGCATTTATTAAATGCACCAACATTCTGTTTGTAATGTTGCTTAACCTCTTCTTTTTATTTGGCGTGCCTTTTATTATTAAGCATCAGCTACCTGGCGCTCATTGGATGGTTGGCTGGTACCGACCGCATTGGGTTGGTTATGTTTTTTTAGCCAATGCTATTGCAAGTATTTTAACTATTGTTTTGTTGCTTCCCGAAGTGTTGAAATTGCGGTTAAAATTTGATGGTACCATGTTCAAGGATATGTTTGTATACAGCTGGCCTGTATTGGTAGCCAACATTTCGTTTATCATCAACGAATCGGTAGATAAAGCTATGCTTAAACAAATGCTGCCAGCAGCCATTGGCGATCAGCAGGTGGGGATTTATGGCACCTGCGCTAAAATAGCATTGTTCCTGAGTTTGTTTATTCAAGCATTTAGATTAGGTGCCGAGCCTTTCTTTTTCAGCCATTCAAAAAATAAAAACTCCGGCGAAACCTATGCCCGTATCATGACTTATTTTGTAATTGCCATGGCAATGATATGTGTTGCACTTACAGCCAATATCAATATTTTAGCCACCTTTATATTTGGCAGGCACACTGTGCACAATCAGTATTGGTTGGGGTTGGGCGTTGTGCCGCTATTGTTATTTGGCTATGTGAGCCTTGGTATTTATGTAAACCTTTCGGTATGGTATAAGCTTTCCGATCAAACAAAGTATGGCCTTTACATCTCAGGAATCGGCGCTATATTAACGCTTATTTTAAACTGGATATTCATTCCAAAATACAGCTATATGGCATCGGCGTGGGTATCGTTAATTGCCTACGCAACCATGATGGTTTTATCATACCTGTGGGGGCAAAAAAACTATCCTATTCCCTATAATCTTAAAAAGTGCCTGGCGTACGTTTTAATATCGATAACGTTGGTATATCTTTCATTTTCGGTATTCAATCATAATGTTTTTGTGGGGAATGGGCTTTTTCTGTTATTTGCCTCAGGCGCATTTTATTTTGAACAAAAAGAACTAAAGATTATCTTTAAAAGATGA
- a CDS encoding murein hydrolase activator EnvC family protein, whose translation MKFLKAILFFIAVLIAVDAHAQSSAELKRRRDKLSEELDQLNKDYQETSNNKRATLKQLSLLKAQINLREEKINNINSEVRNLDSQISESNNTVHSLQSQLDQLKKEYAAMILFAYRNQSAYNKLMFIFASKDFNQAYKRLKYLQQFGAYRERQAGYIQGTQKELHVKINELDKTKQEKSNLLQDQEKEKKTLGAQKNDQVKVVKDLSQHEGLLKQQQKDVQNKLAKTNREIASAIRREIEEAQRKAEAEAREAARLAAAKAKAENKPAPVERKAVVKTSSGYLNATPEAAKLSNDFLGNKGRLPWPVSNGIITQGFGTYTSEGIRSENTGVDIRTNAGSAVRAVFEGEVIRVVDVSGTYLVMIKHGEYFTVYGNLRSVTVARGQKVTTKQNLGVVATDPSTGETEVNFDIYKAKEAQNPKFWLAPN comes from the coding sequence ATGAAATTTTTAAAAGCAATTCTCTTTTTTATAGCAGTACTAATCGCTGTTGATGCACATGCACAAAGCAGTGCCGAACTAAAGCGCAGGCGCGATAAATTATCAGAAGAGCTTGATCAATTAAATAAGGATTACCAGGAAACATCAAATAATAAAAGAGCTACATTAAAACAACTGAGCTTATTAAAAGCGCAGATAAACCTAAGGGAAGAGAAGATAAATAACATTAACTCTGAGGTAAGAAATTTGGATAGTCAAATCTCCGAGAGCAATAATACCGTACATAGCTTACAAAGCCAGTTGGATCAGCTAAAAAAGGAGTACGCAGCAATGATACTTTTCGCCTACCGTAACCAAAGTGCTTACAACAAGCTGATGTTTATTTTCGCATCAAAAGATTTTAACCAGGCTTACAAACGGTTGAAGTATTTACAGCAGTTTGGTGCTTATCGTGAGCGGCAGGCTGGTTACATACAGGGAACGCAAAAAGAACTGCATGTGAAAATAAACGAGCTTGATAAAACCAAGCAGGAAAAAAGCAATCTGCTTCAAGATCAGGAAAAGGAAAAGAAAACCCTGGGAGCACAAAAGAACGACCAGGTTAAAGTAGTTAAAGATTTGTCGCAACATGAGGGGTTGTTAAAGCAGCAACAAAAAGATGTTCAAAATAAGCTTGCCAAAACAAACCGCGAGATTGCAAGCGCTATTCGCCGCGAGATAGAGGAAGCGCAGCGTAAGGCAGAGGCCGAGGCAAGAGAAGCAGCACGTTTGGCCGCAGCTAAAGCCAAAGCCGAAAATAAGCCGGCGCCTGTTGAACGTAAAGCCGTTGTAAAAACCAGTTCGGGATATTTGAATGCCACACCAGAGGCGGCCAAATTATCTAACGACTTTTTAGGCAATAAAGGGCGTTTACCGTGGCCGGTTAGTAACGGTATAATAACCCAGGGATTTGGAACGTATACCTCTGAAGGTATTAGAAGTGAAAATACCGGGGTAGATATTCGCACAAATGCCGGCAGTGCTGTGAGAGCGGTATTCGAGGGGGAAGTGATCAGGGTGGTTGATGTGAGTGGTACCTACCTGGTAATGATAAAACATGGGGAGTACTTTACCGTGTACGGGAACTTGCGGTCGGTTACAGTGGCACGCGGGCAAAAAGTGACCACTAAACAAAATTTGGGTGTTGTGGCAACCGATCCGTCAACAGGCGAAACGGAAGTGAACTTTGATATTTATAAAGCTAAAGAAGCGCAAAATCCTAAGTTTTGGCTGGCGCCTAATTAG